The following are from one region of the Colias croceus chromosome 4, ilColCroc2.1 genome:
- the LOC123691389 gene encoding restin homolog isoform X12 produces the protein MPVETKISFSDGSSSDARKFSDDSSRKHLSDHSVVLTEDTDSFIIGERVWVGGTKPGQIAYIGETQFAPGDWAGIVLDDPIGKNDGSVAGVRYFQCPEKRGVFSRLTRLTREPLVSHAPHDASPVSDAGSVFERPPSGSARQRRALSPNGSIRSIVSSKMNASISTTTGGDLRMGDRVIVSSSRGSKAGTLRYVGVTDFATGVWAGVELDDPIGKNDGSVDGKRYFECAPRFGLFAPISKVSRSPSNRKPGACAIHSNGRATPLRRSNSRDSLTSLGTSIASSRAGVRLGVTSLGSQRVGAPRASSTPVSAKNALQELLREKQHHLERLMRERELERAEVAKASLQADRAENALALVQKEASQANSENAKLRAELEKLNKLLEDEKQKVEDLMFRNEEENINKEDYYKYKEAMERERLSREKHIRELEAEIALQAARAETTASALQALEEQRTAEMTAIAEQHKEELAAAQTLSTELQNLLDEAYALLKEKENEKDSLGKSMSEELSKVKSESEKALLEAKTKMAISQTEFDTQLSVLTSKLQLVESKLETEKQNVERLNKDNSQIITDLNTKLTQLQATVDDKTLELNKVLGASKEHEVNLNKEISKLKMELSAKVLDIEQLQDAKAKQDAQCKSLQEEIERVKDELNTKITEYESVLNEASQQEEKSKLEILRLQQDLSAKIKDYDKLLNESNIANETKEKVMNEYKQTIHERDKEVIRLKGDYEEATANFNIKHSKIAEEHKKEIEDRNLRIEQLTKEIESHKQILEKNKVEIDSLTTQFNMNTDELKALKEENVRLKQSLNELTEINTNLKNKISSMELEIGELNRQLESTKEKCEELQKSKEKVENEYMNLTGQTTDSNEQFNKLSQHLKDTEKELQDLKDKHRETANNYGRVEQELKQKIFKIQEDFSIERTELIRSIDENVEKHKIAEQKLQEIEQRVLQVNNRLKELETENDKLLDENTILKQEIESLKIKEQEMIHEFDATRKKLEVDTDKYKEEIALLKAEGASSEVKLIEKVDQLTDAQNDLNNKLEEARKHEDSLQKILDDMTLQINNEKIQHEKERDQILNQLAHINTQAGVQKNEEIELKKTLEVKENDIKELKLKLEMLEIDLKSNEEIVVEKDRQMAQISEELTKMTDNKNKIEEQLNIVLTESTTLKQKYESLLKNSSTEESLLKEQHGQLETLKIEMATMVAEKCNLEAKYNETISEISKLKENLDQLEVNLKQTTEINTELTKRVEEKDNLLKTQSQKIEQNSIQMKSVDEEIQNLKNELNGKITALHEKEEQLNKLNEIVKEGSNDSKQAIEVLESETTELKRKHLNEVESLNNTIKTLQNSLSEQEKQVIELLQSKEKLNELQTMLAKSDNDIKQLTNINEAQKLNYEDLNKQLQTQFDEYKKESKLLRHDLKAKVSNYEKELEDSRKKISTEIETQNQLQTKLSDADKAILELKEKLELLSVQQINVGEKDERLEKLTLELQATRNSNAEALQHMEKTLHSLRVDIEQKMALVKEKDSIIVRLQEDLKNFKSKLEISEREKVLLQKDISKRNSEIRDKNDNNAMGTLGQGDTAPARSEEDKDMLDGQVNFLNSVIVDMQKKNEQLMARVQALEGGNITAEPTLFNGRKARAVAPRLFCDICDVFDAHDTEDCPKQALPDTREPHEGKKQPPPPRPYCDICEVFGHATENCDEEETF, from the exons ACGGCAGCTCCTCCGACGCAAGAAAGTTTAGCGACGATTCGTCAAGAAAACATTTGTCAG ATCACAGCGTCGTTTTAACGGAAGATACCGACAGTTTCATTATTGGGGAGCGAGTTTGGGTTGGAGGAACGAAACCAGGTCAAATTGCGTATATCGGTGAAACACAATTTGCTCCTGGTGACTGGGCGGGAATTGTACTTGATGACCCTATTG gaaaaaatgATGGATCTGTAGCTGGAGTTAGAtattttcaatgcccagagaAGAGAGGGGTTTTTTCCCGTTTGACTCGATTGACTCGTGAACCACTTGTATCCCATGCTCCACATGACGCGTCACCTGTATCGGACGCAGGAAGCGTTTTTGAAAGGCCACCATCTGGTTCTGCTAGACAAAGGCGCGCCTTATCACCCAATGGCAGTATTCGAAGCATCGTCAGCAGTAAGATGA aTGCTTCAATTTCTACCACTACGGGTGGTGATTTACGTATGGGTGATCGCGTTATTGTGTCTAGTAGCCGTGGTAGCAAGGCTGGCACTCTTCGCTATGTGGGTGTTACCGATTTTGCTACCGGCGTATGGGCCGGCGTTGAACTCGATGATCCTATTGGAAAGAACGATGGATCTGTAGATGGGAAGAG ATATTTCGAGTGCGCACCACGTTTTGGTTTATTCGCTCCTATATCGAAGGTTTCTCGGTCTCCGTCCAACCGCAAGCCTGGCGCGTGCGCGATCCATAGCAACGGTCGCGCTACTCCATTGCGGCGTTCCAACTCCCGCGACTCGCTCACGTCTCTCGGCACGTCGATCGCGTCGTCCCGCGCAGGGGTGAGACTGGGGGTGACGTCGCTGGGTTCTCAG CGTGTCGGAGCTCCGCGAGCCTCTTCCACCCCGGTCTCCGCTAAGAACGCCCTGCAG gaaCTGCTGCGTGAAAAGCAACATCATTTGGAGCGGCTTATGCGTGAGAGAGAGTTGGAAAGAGCTGAGGTGGCGAAAGCGTCCCTACAGGCTGATCGTGCGGAAAACGCGCTTGCTTTGGTACAGAAGGAGGCTTCGCAG GCAAATTCTGAGAACGCGAAACTCAGAGCTGAGCTCGAAAAGTTGAATAAGTTGTTAGAAGATGAAAAACAGAAAGTTGAAGATCTTATGTTTAGaaatgaagaagaaaatattaacaaagaaGACTATTAT AAATATAAAGAAGCGATGGAG CGGGAGAGACTATCTCGGGAGAAGCATATTCGTGAATTGGAAGCTGAAATTGCATTACAAGCGGCTCGCGCTGAAACCACGGCGAGCGCCCTTCAAGCGCTTGAAGAACAACGAACTGCTGAAATGACAGCCATAGCAGAACAACACAAAGAAGAATTGGCGGCGGCACAAA CGTTGTCCACAGAATTACAAAATCTTCTAGACGAAGCATATGCACTGTTAAAGGAAAAAGAGAACGAAAAAGATTCTCTGGGCAAAAGCATGTCGGAAGAATTATCCAAAGTTAAATCTGAATCGGAGAAGGCTCTGCTCGAAGCTAAAACCAAAATGGCTATTTCACAAACCGAGTTTGATACTCAACTATCAGTTTTAACGTCCAAATTACAGCTTGTAGAATCAAAGCTGGAGACTGAAAAACAAAACGTAGAACgtttaaataaagataatagtCAAATAATTACTGATTTAAATACTAAGTTGACACAGCTTCAAGCTACAGTAGATGATAAAACATTAGAATTAAACAAGG TACTTGGTGCTAGTAAAGAACATGAAGTCAActtaaacaaagaaataagtaAGTTAAAAATGGAACTTAGCGCTAAGGTATTAGATATTGAACAGTTGCAAGATGCAAAAGCTAAACAAGATGCCCAGTGCAAATCATTGCAAGAAGAAATTGAACGCGTAAAAGAtgaattaaatactaaaataacagAATACGAAAGTGTACTTAATGAAGCTTCACAACAAGAAGAAAAAAGTAAACTAGAGATTTTAAGATTACAACAAGATTTGAGTGCCAAAATAAAGGATTATGATAAACTACTTAATGAATCAAATATTGCAAATGAAACAAAGGAAAAAgtaatgaatgaatataaacaaacaattcatgAACGTGACAAGGAAGTTATCAGACTAAAAGGAGACTATGAAGAAGCAACGgctaatttcaatattaaacatagCAAAATTGCTGAAGAACACAAGAAAGAAATAGAAGATCGTAATTTAAGAATAGAGCAGCTAACCAAAGAAATTGAGAGCCACAAGCAAATATTGGAGAAAAACAAAGTAGAAATTGATAGCTTAACCACGCAATTTAACATGAACACAGACGAATTAAAGGCATTGAAAGAAGAAAATGTTAGGCTTAAACAAAGCCTAAACGAGTTGACAGAAATTAATACCAActtgaaaaacaaaatatcatcAATGGAACTCGAAATTGGTGAACTAAACCGTCAGTTAGAAAGTACGAAAGAGAAATGTGAAGAATTGCAAAAATCGAAAGAAAAAGTTGAAAATGAGTATATGAATCTGACTGGACAAACAACAGATTCCAATGAGCAGTTTAATAAACTATCTCAACACTTAAAAGATACTGAAAAAGAACTTCAGGACCTTAAGGATAAGCATAGAGAAACAGCTAATAATTACGGCAGAGTAGAACAAGagctgaaacaaaaaatatttaaaatacaagaaGACTTTTCAATTGAACGTACAGAATTAATACGATCTATTGACGAAAATGTTGAAAAGCATAAAATTGCTGAACAAAAATTACAGGAAATAGAACAACGGGTGTTGCAAGTAAATAATCGTCTTAAAGAACTTGAAACTGAAAACGATAAACTCTTGGatgaaaatacaattttgaaaCAGGAAATTGAAagtcttaaaataaaagaacaaGAAATGATTCATGAATTTGACGCAACTCGGAAGAAACTTGAAGTAGATACAGATAAGTATAAGGAAGAGATTGCACTTTTGAAAGCAGAAGGTGCTTCATCAGAAGTGAAATTGATTGAAAAAGTAGATCAGCTTACCGATGCGCAAAATGAcctgaataataaattagaagAAGCCAGAAAACACGAGGACTCCCTGCAAAAAATTTTGGATGACATGACTTTGCAAATAAACAATGAAAAGATTCAACATGAAAAAGAAAGAGATCAAATTTTAAATCAGTTAGCACATATTAATACACAGGCTGGTGTCCAGAAAAATGAAGAGATagaattaaagaaaacatTAGAAGTCAAAGAAAATGATATCAAAGAGCTAAAACTGAAATTAGAAATGCTTGAGATAGATTTGAAATCAAACGAAGAAATTGTAGTAGAAAAAGATCGTCAAATGGCTCAAATAAGTGAGGAACTTACAAAGATGActgacaataaaaataaaattgaagagcaattaaatattgttctcACAGAGTCGACGACACTGAAGCAGAAATATGAAAGCCTTCTTAAAAATTCTTCAACGGAAGAATCTTTGTTGAAGGAACAACACGGGCAGTTGGAGacattgaaaattgaaatggcAACTATGGTTGCAGAGAAGTGTAATTTGGAGGCCAAGTACAATGAAACAATATCAGAAATCAGCAAGCTTAAGGAGAATTTAGATCAATTGGAAGTAAATTTAAAGCAAACAACAGAAATCAACACTGAACTTACAAAGCGAGTCGAAGAAAAAGATAACCTTTTAAAAACGCAGAGTCAAAAAATTGAACAGAATTCCATTCAAATGAAATCTGTAGATGAAGAAATCCAAAATCTTAAAAATGAACTCAATGGTAAGATTACTGCTCTCCATGAAAAGGAAGAACAACTCAATAAATTAAACGAAATTGTAAAAGAAGGATCTAATGACTCAAAACAAGCTATCGAAGTTTTGGAGAGTGAAACTACAGAACTAAAACGGAAACATCTTAATGAGGTAGAATCTCttaataatactattaaaacattacaaaacaGTCTATCGGAGCAAGAAAAGCAAGTAATAGAGTTATTGCAATCAAAAGAAAAGTTAAATGAATTACAAACAATGCTTGCAAAGTCTgataatgacattaaacaattAACGAATATTAATGAAGCTCAAAAATTAAACTATGAAGACCTTAACAAACAACTTCAAACGCAGTTTGATGAATACAAAAAAGAAAGCAAATTATTAAGACACGATCTTAAGGCTAAAGTAAGCAATTATGAAAAAGAACTTGAAGATTCAAGGAAGAAAATATCGACGGAAATAGAAACACAAAATCAGCTGCAAACAAAACTGTCGGACGCAGATAAGGCTATATTAGAATTAAAGGAGAAGTTAGAATTACTCTCGGTACAACAAATTAATGTCGGTGAAAAGGACGAGCGATTAGAAAAACTTACATTGGAACTACAGGCAACAAGAAACTCCAATGCTGAAGCTTTGCAACATATGGAAAAAACCTTACATTCACTGCGAGTAGATATCGAACAGAAGATGGCACTGGTGAAGGAAAAAGATAGTATTATTGTTCGGTTACAAGAAGATCTCAAG AACTTTAAGTCGAAACTAGAAATTTCTGAACGAGAAAAGGTTCTTTTACAAAAGGATATTTCTAAACGAAATAGTGAAATACGAGATAAAAACGACAATAATGCGATGGGAACATTGGGACAAGGGGATACTGCGCCTGCTCG GTCAGAAGAAGATAAGGATATGTTGGACGGTCAAGTGAACTTTTTGAATTCGGTGATCGTAGATATGCAAAAAAAGAATGAACAGTTAATGGCGAGAGTTCAGGCGCTGGAAGGAGGCAACATTACTGCTGAGCCTACACtttt CAACGGTCGCAAAGCGCGCGCAGTGGCGCCGCGTTTGTTCTGCGACATCTGCGACGTGTTCGACGCGCACGACACGGAGGACTGCCCCAAGCAGGCGCTGCCCGACACGCGCGAGCCGCACGAGGGCAAGAAGCAGCCGCCGCCGCCCAGGCCCTACTGCGATATATGTGAAG TGTTCGGGCACGCTACGGAAAACTGTGATGAAGAAGAGACCTTCTAA
- the LOC123691389 gene encoding restin homolog isoform X10, which yields MPVETKISFSDGSSSDARKFSDDSSRKHLSASSRSSLTSMDALWEKHPRRLSEAGLRRSSDHSVVLTEDTDSFIIGERVWVGGTKPGQIAYIGETQFAPGDWAGIVLDDPIGKNDGSVAGVRYFQCPEKRGVFSRLTRLTREPLVSHAPHDASPVSDAGSVFERPPSGSARQRRALSPNGSIRSIVSSKMNASISTTTGGDLRMGDRVIVSSSRGSKAGTLRYVGVTDFATGVWAGVELDDPIGKNDGSVDGKRYFECAPRFGLFAPISKVSRSPSNRKPGACAIHSNGRATPLRRSNSRDSLTSLGTSIASSRAGVRLGVTSLGSQRVGAPRASSTPVSAKNALQELLREKQHHLERLMRERELERAEVAKASLQADRAENALALVQKEASQANSENAKLRAELEKLNKLLEDEKQKVEDLMFRNEEENINKEDYYKYKEAMERERLSREKHIRELEAEIALQAARAETTASALQALEEQRTAEMTAIAEQHKEELAAAQTLSTELQNLLDEAYALLKEKENEKDSLGKSMSEELSKVKSESEKALLEAKTKMAISQTEFDTQLSVLTSKLQLVESKLETEKQNVERLNKDNSQIITDLNTKLTQLQATVDDKTLELNKVLGASKEHEVNLNKEISKLKMELSAKVLDIEQLQDAKAKQDAQCKSLQEEIERVKDELNTKITEYESVLNEASQQEEKSKLEILRLQQDLSAKIKDYDKLLNESNIANETKEKVMNEYKQTIHERDKEVIRLKGDYEEATANFNIKHSKIAEEHKKEIEDRNLRIEQLTKEIESHKQILEKNKVEIDSLTTQFNMNTDELKALKEENVRLKQSLNELTEINTNLKNKISSMELEIGELNRQLESTKEKCEELQKSKEKVENEYMNLTGQTTDSNEQFNKLSQHLKDTEKELQDLKDKHRETANNYGRVEQELKQKIFKIQEDFSIERTELIRSIDENVEKHKIAEQKLQEIEQRVLQVNNRLKELETENDKLLDENTILKQEIESLKIKEQEMIHEFDATRKKLEVDTDKYKEEIALLKAEGASSEVKLIEKVDQLTDAQNDLNNKLEEARKHEDSLQKILDDMTLQINNEKIQHEKERDQILNQLAHINTQAGVQKNEEIELKKTLEVKENDIKELKLKLEMLEIDLKSNEEIVVEKDRQMAQISEELTKMTDNKNKIEEQLNIVLTESTTLKQKYESLLKNSSTEESLLKEQHGQLETLKIEMATMVAEKCNLEAKYNETISEISKLKENLDQLEVNLKQTTEINTELTKRVEEKDNLLKTQSQKIEQNSIQMKSVDEEIQNLKNELNGKITALHEKEEQLNKLNEIVKEGSNDSKQAIEVLESETTELKRKHLNEVESLNNTIKTLQNSLSEQEKQVIELLQSKEKLNELQTMLAKSDNDIKQLTNINEAQKLNYEDLNKQLQTQFDEYKKESKLLRHDLKAKVSNYEKELEDSRKKISTEIETQNQLQTKLSDADKAILELKEKLELLSVQQINVGEKDERLEKLTLELQATRNSNAEALQHMEKTLHSLRVDIEQKMALVKEKDSIIVRLQEDLKNFKSKLEISEREKVLLQKDISKRNSEIRDKNDNNAMGTLGQGDTAPARSEEDKDMLDGQVNFLNSVIVDMQKKNEQLMARVQALEGGNITAEPTLFNGRKARAVAPRLFCDICDVFDAHDTEDCPKQALPDTREPHEGKKQPPPPRPYCDICEVFGHATENCDEEETF from the exons ACGGCAGCTCCTCCGACGCAAGAAAGTTTAGCGACGATTCGTCAAGAAAACATTTGTCAG CTAGTAGCAGGTCCAGTCTGACTTCGATGGACGCGTTGTGGGAGAAACATCCGCGCAGGCTCAGCGAGGCCGGCCTCAGACGGTCCTCAG ATCACAGCGTCGTTTTAACGGAAGATACCGACAGTTTCATTATTGGGGAGCGAGTTTGGGTTGGAGGAACGAAACCAGGTCAAATTGCGTATATCGGTGAAACACAATTTGCTCCTGGTGACTGGGCGGGAATTGTACTTGATGACCCTATTG gaaaaaatgATGGATCTGTAGCTGGAGTTAGAtattttcaatgcccagagaAGAGAGGGGTTTTTTCCCGTTTGACTCGATTGACTCGTGAACCACTTGTATCCCATGCTCCACATGACGCGTCACCTGTATCGGACGCAGGAAGCGTTTTTGAAAGGCCACCATCTGGTTCTGCTAGACAAAGGCGCGCCTTATCACCCAATGGCAGTATTCGAAGCATCGTCAGCAGTAAGATGA aTGCTTCAATTTCTACCACTACGGGTGGTGATTTACGTATGGGTGATCGCGTTATTGTGTCTAGTAGCCGTGGTAGCAAGGCTGGCACTCTTCGCTATGTGGGTGTTACCGATTTTGCTACCGGCGTATGGGCCGGCGTTGAACTCGATGATCCTATTGGAAAGAACGATGGATCTGTAGATGGGAAGAG ATATTTCGAGTGCGCACCACGTTTTGGTTTATTCGCTCCTATATCGAAGGTTTCTCGGTCTCCGTCCAACCGCAAGCCTGGCGCGTGCGCGATCCATAGCAACGGTCGCGCTACTCCATTGCGGCGTTCCAACTCCCGCGACTCGCTCACGTCTCTCGGCACGTCGATCGCGTCGTCCCGCGCAGGGGTGAGACTGGGGGTGACGTCGCTGGGTTCTCAG CGTGTCGGAGCTCCGCGAGCCTCTTCCACCCCGGTCTCCGCTAAGAACGCCCTGCAG gaaCTGCTGCGTGAAAAGCAACATCATTTGGAGCGGCTTATGCGTGAGAGAGAGTTGGAAAGAGCTGAGGTGGCGAAAGCGTCCCTACAGGCTGATCGTGCGGAAAACGCGCTTGCTTTGGTACAGAAGGAGGCTTCGCAG GCAAATTCTGAGAACGCGAAACTCAGAGCTGAGCTCGAAAAGTTGAATAAGTTGTTAGAAGATGAAAAACAGAAAGTTGAAGATCTTATGTTTAGaaatgaagaagaaaatattaacaaagaaGACTATTAT AAATATAAAGAAGCGATGGAG CGGGAGAGACTATCTCGGGAGAAGCATATTCGTGAATTGGAAGCTGAAATTGCATTACAAGCGGCTCGCGCTGAAACCACGGCGAGCGCCCTTCAAGCGCTTGAAGAACAACGAACTGCTGAAATGACAGCCATAGCAGAACAACACAAAGAAGAATTGGCGGCGGCACAAA CGTTGTCCACAGAATTACAAAATCTTCTAGACGAAGCATATGCACTGTTAAAGGAAAAAGAGAACGAAAAAGATTCTCTGGGCAAAAGCATGTCGGAAGAATTATCCAAAGTTAAATCTGAATCGGAGAAGGCTCTGCTCGAAGCTAAAACCAAAATGGCTATTTCACAAACCGAGTTTGATACTCAACTATCAGTTTTAACGTCCAAATTACAGCTTGTAGAATCAAAGCTGGAGACTGAAAAACAAAACGTAGAACgtttaaataaagataatagtCAAATAATTACTGATTTAAATACTAAGTTGACACAGCTTCAAGCTACAGTAGATGATAAAACATTAGAATTAAACAAGG TACTTGGTGCTAGTAAAGAACATGAAGTCAActtaaacaaagaaataagtaAGTTAAAAATGGAACTTAGCGCTAAGGTATTAGATATTGAACAGTTGCAAGATGCAAAAGCTAAACAAGATGCCCAGTGCAAATCATTGCAAGAAGAAATTGAACGCGTAAAAGAtgaattaaatactaaaataacagAATACGAAAGTGTACTTAATGAAGCTTCACAACAAGAAGAAAAAAGTAAACTAGAGATTTTAAGATTACAACAAGATTTGAGTGCCAAAATAAAGGATTATGATAAACTACTTAATGAATCAAATATTGCAAATGAAACAAAGGAAAAAgtaatgaatgaatataaacaaacaattcatgAACGTGACAAGGAAGTTATCAGACTAAAAGGAGACTATGAAGAAGCAACGgctaatttcaatattaaacatagCAAAATTGCTGAAGAACACAAGAAAGAAATAGAAGATCGTAATTTAAGAATAGAGCAGCTAACCAAAGAAATTGAGAGCCACAAGCAAATATTGGAGAAAAACAAAGTAGAAATTGATAGCTTAACCACGCAATTTAACATGAACACAGACGAATTAAAGGCATTGAAAGAAGAAAATGTTAGGCTTAAACAAAGCCTAAACGAGTTGACAGAAATTAATACCAActtgaaaaacaaaatatcatcAATGGAACTCGAAATTGGTGAACTAAACCGTCAGTTAGAAAGTACGAAAGAGAAATGTGAAGAATTGCAAAAATCGAAAGAAAAAGTTGAAAATGAGTATATGAATCTGACTGGACAAACAACAGATTCCAATGAGCAGTTTAATAAACTATCTCAACACTTAAAAGATACTGAAAAAGAACTTCAGGACCTTAAGGATAAGCATAGAGAAACAGCTAATAATTACGGCAGAGTAGAACAAGagctgaaacaaaaaatatttaaaatacaagaaGACTTTTCAATTGAACGTACAGAATTAATACGATCTATTGACGAAAATGTTGAAAAGCATAAAATTGCTGAACAAAAATTACAGGAAATAGAACAACGGGTGTTGCAAGTAAATAATCGTCTTAAAGAACTTGAAACTGAAAACGATAAACTCTTGGatgaaaatacaattttgaaaCAGGAAATTGAAagtcttaaaataaaagaacaaGAAATGATTCATGAATTTGACGCAACTCGGAAGAAACTTGAAGTAGATACAGATAAGTATAAGGAAGAGATTGCACTTTTGAAAGCAGAAGGTGCTTCATCAGAAGTGAAATTGATTGAAAAAGTAGATCAGCTTACCGATGCGCAAAATGAcctgaataataaattagaagAAGCCAGAAAACACGAGGACTCCCTGCAAAAAATTTTGGATGACATGACTTTGCAAATAAACAATGAAAAGATTCAACATGAAAAAGAAAGAGATCAAATTTTAAATCAGTTAGCACATATTAATACACAGGCTGGTGTCCAGAAAAATGAAGAGATagaattaaagaaaacatTAGAAGTCAAAGAAAATGATATCAAAGAGCTAAAACTGAAATTAGAAATGCTTGAGATAGATTTGAAATCAAACGAAGAAATTGTAGTAGAAAAAGATCGTCAAATGGCTCAAATAAGTGAGGAACTTACAAAGATGActgacaataaaaataaaattgaagagcaattaaatattgttctcACAGAGTCGACGACACTGAAGCAGAAATATGAAAGCCTTCTTAAAAATTCTTCAACGGAAGAATCTTTGTTGAAGGAACAACACGGGCAGTTGGAGacattgaaaattgaaatggcAACTATGGTTGCAGAGAAGTGTAATTTGGAGGCCAAGTACAATGAAACAATATCAGAAATCAGCAAGCTTAAGGAGAATTTAGATCAATTGGAAGTAAATTTAAAGCAAACAACAGAAATCAACACTGAACTTACAAAGCGAGTCGAAGAAAAAGATAACCTTTTAAAAACGCAGAGTCAAAAAATTGAACAGAATTCCATTCAAATGAAATCTGTAGATGAAGAAATCCAAAATCTTAAAAATGAACTCAATGGTAAGATTACTGCTCTCCATGAAAAGGAAGAACAACTCAATAAATTAAACGAAATTGTAAAAGAAGGATCTAATGACTCAAAACAAGCTATCGAAGTTTTGGAGAGTGAAACTACAGAACTAAAACGGAAACATCTTAATGAGGTAGAATCTCttaataatactattaaaacattacaaaacaGTCTATCGGAGCAAGAAAAGCAAGTAATAGAGTTATTGCAATCAAAAGAAAAGTTAAATGAATTACAAACAATGCTTGCAAAGTCTgataatgacattaaacaattAACGAATATTAATGAAGCTCAAAAATTAAACTATGAAGACCTTAACAAACAACTTCAAACGCAGTTTGATGAATACAAAAAAGAAAGCAAATTATTAAGACACGATCTTAAGGCTAAAGTAAGCAATTATGAAAAAGAACTTGAAGATTCAAGGAAGAAAATATCGACGGAAATAGAAACACAAAATCAGCTGCAAACAAAACTGTCGGACGCAGATAAGGCTATATTAGAATTAAAGGAGAAGTTAGAATTACTCTCGGTACAACAAATTAATGTCGGTGAAAAGGACGAGCGATTAGAAAAACTTACATTGGAACTACAGGCAACAAGAAACTCCAATGCTGAAGCTTTGCAACATATGGAAAAAACCTTACATTCACTGCGAGTAGATATCGAACAGAAGATGGCACTGGTGAAGGAAAAAGATAGTATTATTGTTCGGTTACAAGAAGATCTCAAG AACTTTAAGTCGAAACTAGAAATTTCTGAACGAGAAAAGGTTCTTTTACAAAAGGATATTTCTAAACGAAATAGTGAAATACGAGATAAAAACGACAATAATGCGATGGGAACATTGGGACAAGGGGATACTGCGCCTGCTCG GTCAGAAGAAGATAAGGATATGTTGGACGGTCAAGTGAACTTTTTGAATTCGGTGATCGTAGATATGCAAAAAAAGAATGAACAGTTAATGGCGAGAGTTCAGGCGCTGGAAGGAGGCAACATTACTGCTGAGCCTACACtttt CAACGGTCGCAAAGCGCGCGCAGTGGCGCCGCGTTTGTTCTGCGACATCTGCGACGTGTTCGACGCGCACGACACGGAGGACTGCCCCAAGCAGGCGCTGCCCGACACGCGCGAGCCGCACGAGGGCAAGAAGCAGCCGCCGCCGCCCAGGCCCTACTGCGATATATGTGAAG TGTTCGGGCACGCTACGGAAAACTGTGATGAAGAAGAGACCTTCTAA